The Syntrophorhabdaceae bacterium DNA window ACGCGGTGGCCGTGGCTTCTGAACATTGGACCCCCGTTTGCCTCTTCATGCCGCCCACAAGAAGCAGAAGTCCCTTTCGCCCGGACGAACCTGACGGAATGGTCTTCTTCAGCAGATACTTTTCGCTCCAGAAAGCCTGGCAACGGTCAATCATGGTTTTGGTCTGCGCAGAAAGACCGAAGAAAAAAATCGGGGAAGCCACCACGACCCGGTCGGCCTCGCGAATCGCCGAGTAAATGGCGGCCATATCATCCGTGATGACACATCTGCCTGTGTCGTCGCAACCCCCGCAGTTCTGGCAAGGTCTGATATTCATATCATTGAGCGTAAATATCACGCTCTCGTGCGTTTTCTCGTTCACACCCTTTAAAACTTCGTCAAGGAGAATATCACTGTTTCCTCCCCTTCTCGGGCTGCCTCTAAACGCAACCACTTTCAGCATGTC harbors:
- a CDS encoding flavodoxin family protein, with translation MLKVVAFRGSPRRGGNSDILLDEVLKGVNEKTHESVIFTLNDMNIRPCQNCGGCDDTGRCVITDDMAAIYSAIREADRVVVASPIFFFGLSAQTKTMIDRCQAFWSEKYLLKKTIPSGSSGRKGLLLLVGGMKRQTGVQCSEATATAFFRTISVAQHETLSYLGIDARGAILAQTTALEQAYEAGQRLTNP